TTCGGAAGGCGGGCCCAGGGCTTCCACCCTTGATTCGGGTGATCGCGCCGGAGCGACAGGAGTCGATCACCAGGACCCGGGCCGTCGCCGGCGAACCGGCCACCAGATCGCGAAGCTCCCGCATGTCGAGCCGGGTGCCGCCGAGGTGGAGCGATTCGGCGTCGCCGTGGCCGGAGTAATAGACGAAGAGGAGGGCCCCGCCAGGCTCCGACCGTACCCGGGCGTTGATCCCGATCAGGGCCCGGCGCACGCTCTCGGCGTCGGCCTGGGTGACGAGGAGCACGTCCTGCGCCTCGAAATCCCCCACGTCCCGGAGGATCCGGGCCAGGCGCTCTGCATCCGACTCGGCGTAGCGGAGCTGCACCTCGCTGCGATCCCCGGCGTTGGACCCCACCACCAACGCGAAACGGCGGGCGCCCTGGGCAGGCCCCGCCGCGAGGAGAACGAAGAGGAGCGCGAGGAGCCCCCTCATCGCCTGGCCACCTTTCGAATCAGCACCGACGACTGGCTGCAGCGGGGAACCTCGAGCTCCATCGCCTGAGCCGGATCGCCGCCTGCCTTGGTCAAGGCCTCCCAGCCGGCGAGCACCAGCGATTGGGCCGGGACCGGTCGTTCGCAGAACAGCGCCACGATCCGCTCCGGTCCCAGGGTCCCGTCGAGGACGATGCTCCCCGGTAGGACCTGGGCCTTCCCGCCGCCGACTTCGGCGCCGACCACGTAAGTCGTCACCGCGTGGGCTGCGTCGATCCCCACGATCGACACCGAGACCGTGGCCGGAGACGACACCTCGAAGCGGATCGCGTCCCCCGGAGCGAGCTCGTCCCCCGGCAGCACCCGATCGACGCGCCCCGCCGAAGAGCGGACGATCAGAGCGAGGGCGCCGCCCCCCTTCGACCGGAGCCCTTCCGTCGGCTCTTTCGAGGGAAGGATCACCACCAGCGAGATCGCCGCCACAGCGGCGCCTACGGCGAGCACGATCCGTCCGCCTGCCCTCAGGCCCAACCACTCCCGCAGGCGATCACCCCACGGTCGAGAGGCCTTCGTCTCTCTATCCGCCCGGCACAAGAGCTCGGCTGGAAGGCTCTCCTCCGAGACGCTTCGCGCCAGGGAAGAGAGCTCGGCACGGCGGCCGTCGCATCGGGAGCAGCTCCGCAGATGGGCGGCGACGCGCCAGGCGTCGGTCGTGCCGGCGAGCTCGCCGGCCAGATGCCGGTCGAGGACCAGATCCGAGAGGCAATCCTCCCTGCGGGCGGTAATGAAATCCAAGGACCCGCTCATCACACCACCTCCGCGACGGGCTCGGCAGCTGCAAGGGCCAGACGACGGAACTCCTCCAACCGGTTGCCCACCGTTCGGCGCGACGTCTTCACCAGGGCAGCTATCTCGTCGTGGCTCATCTGATCCACGTAGTAGTAGACCGCGATCTCACGCAGACCGTCAGGCACACGCCGGAGGATCCTCGCAAGGGTGAGGCGCTCGTCCGCGGTGGCAGGTCGGGCTTCCTCGTCCCTGGCGACGTGCTCGTCGAGAAGTCGGGCCCTACGGCCCTCGTCCCGGATCCGGTTCAGGCAGAGATTGGTGGTGATCCGGTACATCCAGGTCATTGGGGAGGACTCGCCACGAAAGCTGCCGCCCTCCTCGATCGCCCGGATGAAGACTTCCTGGAGCACGTCCCTGGCCCCCTGCTCGTCCCGGAGAATGGCCCGCGCCCTGCGGAGAACCGCGGGACCGTACCGGCGATAGAGCTCGTCGATGGCTCTTCCGTTCATGCGCAGCTACTAGGACACGCGGGGGCCGAAAACGGGCAAAGGTGATCCGAGAAAGAGATCGAAAGTTGAATCGGATCCCATGCGGGATCATGCCACGGGAGGCGTCTCCGCCTCTTTGGCCGGACGCCGCGAACGCCCTTCGAATCTCCAGCGGTAGAAGCGGGTCCAGAAGATGATCGCGATCCCGCCCAAGATGCCCGGGCCCATCCAGAAGTAGAGCGCGTATCGCTGCAGACCGAATCGCGGAACGTTGACGACAAGAAAGGCCGTCACGGTGCCGATGCACGCCCCGAGCATGTTGCCCATGTGCGTGTACCACCAATCCATCTTGGTGGCCGGGCCCTTGAGCCAGTATCGGAGCTGTCGGATCGCGAGGAAGACACCGAGCGCGGAGAACACGATGTGGAGCGTCGAATGCTCGACGATGCCCACGCCGCCGAGCGCAACCGCAGCCACGAGGAGGAAGGCAGAGGAGCCGGTGTCGAAGATGCTCGCTCTTTCGGTCGCTCTCGATTTCCTTCTCAACACCCGAATGCCGGTCGCCGCGCCATTTGCTGCGAGCAAGCCAACGAATGCCAGGAA
The Vulgatibacter incomptus DNA segment above includes these coding regions:
- a CDS encoding RNA polymerase sigma factor codes for the protein MNGRAIDELYRRYGPAVLRRARAILRDEQGARDVLQEVFIRAIEEGGSFRGESSPMTWMYRITTNLCLNRIRDEGRRARLLDEHVARDEEARPATADERLTLARILRRVPDGLREIAVYYYVDQMSHDEIAALVKTSRRTVGNRLEEFRRLALAAAEPVAEVV